From one Synechocystis sp. PCC 6803 substr. PCC-P genomic stretch:
- a CDS encoding sucrase ferredoxin: MINCQFCSVISKSNGEDPIGTANSSDRWLIMELPQPWTEERFHHDPILKPIHDLFHQLSDQGVKVSPMAIASDHEYSQSGFSRIIHYQKFNLLFSSFIKEEYLVPDDQRWDLIKNLCYQSPELENFRNYKLSDVVDRDMMVCTHGNIDVACSRFGYPIYKQLRQKYASKNLRIWRCSHFGGHQFAPTLIDFPNGQVWGHLESEVLDNLVRQEGQVKQLYKFYRGWVGVTKFAQIVEREIWTQRGWQWLNYQKSAQILNMDDNQHDPNWVEVQFDFISPDKVKGAYFARVEVNGSVMTARNSGDELISVKQYSVSYLKEIDK, encoded by the coding sequence ATGATTAATTGTCAATTTTGTTCCGTTATTTCCAAATCTAACGGGGAAGATCCTATCGGCACAGCAAATTCAAGTGATCGTTGGTTAATTATGGAATTACCCCAACCTTGGACAGAGGAACGCTTTCATCATGACCCCATTCTTAAACCAATTCATGATCTTTTTCATCAACTTTCTGATCAAGGAGTTAAAGTATCTCCAATGGCGATCGCCTCAGATCACGAGTATTCTCAATCAGGATTTAGTCGTATTATTCACTACCAAAAGTTTAATTTGCTCTTTTCCAGTTTTATAAAAGAAGAATATTTAGTTCCTGATGATCAAAGGTGGGATCTTATCAAAAATTTATGTTATCAATCTCCAGAGTTAGAAAATTTTCGTAACTATAAACTGTCAGATGTTGTTGATCGAGATATGATGGTATGTACTCATGGAAACATTGATGTGGCTTGTTCGAGATTTGGTTATCCTATTTATAAACAATTACGACAAAAATATGCATCAAAAAATTTAAGAATATGGCGCTGCTCTCATTTTGGGGGACATCAGTTTGCTCCGACTTTAATTGATTTTCCAAATGGGCAAGTTTGGGGACATCTTGAGTCTGAAGTTTTAGATAATCTGGTAAGGCAAGAAGGTCAAGTTAAACAACTTTATAAATTTTATCGAGGTTGGGTAGGCGTAACAAAATTTGCCCAGATTGTTGAGCGTGAAATTTGGACTCAACGAGGTTGGCAATGGTTAAATTATCAAAAATCAGCTCAAATATTGAACATGGATGATAATCAGCATGATCCCAATTGGGTAGAGGTTCAATTTGATTTTATTTCTCCCGATAAAGTTAAAGGAGCTTATTTTGCAAGAGTTGAAGTCAAT
- a CDS encoding iron-siderophore ABC transporter substrate-binding protein: MGETEICGIPQRVVVLGPYLLEPLLALNIQPIAYADHIAFHKEDYDHPTEQIPYLGQYINKPIANVGIAYMPSLEGIFKAKPDLILSPDHNKNEYQKFSQLAPTLMLSWNEPTENLEKIAQAVKQEEKVEQLLQETQQEIEKAKQEFSKIVAGYPKMLLLHAQNLQELSIANNEDLCSSLIEELGFELVSLPGAGTSTNSRLPLSLESLPKLNNANSIIILGYNFQEFNKSKSRQNFTEHQLSNLQQQWSENAITQSMKASRENRVYYIPTYLCTGLPGFFGTKLYLNELKKQLLTNQKP, encoded by the coding sequence ATGGGAGAAACTGAAATCTGTGGAATTCCTCAAAGAGTTGTTGTACTTGGTCCCTATTTATTAGAACCTTTACTAGCGTTAAACATTCAACCTATTGCCTATGCAGATCACATTGCTTTTCATAAAGAAGATTATGATCATCCTACCGAGCAAATTCCTTATTTGGGACAATATATTAATAAACCCATTGCCAATGTAGGAATTGCTTACATGCCTTCGTTAGAAGGAATTTTTAAAGCAAAACCTGATTTAATTTTGAGTCCTGATCATAATAAAAATGAATATCAAAAATTTTCTCAACTTGCACCTACCTTAATGTTATCTTGGAATGAACCTACTGAAAATCTAGAGAAGATTGCCCAGGCTGTTAAGCAAGAAGAAAAAGTCGAACAACTTTTACAAGAAACTCAGCAAGAAATTGAAAAAGCAAAGCAGGAATTTTCCAAAATTGTTGCAGGATACCCCAAAATGCTTCTACTTCATGCTCAAAATTTACAGGAATTGTCTATTGCCAATAATGAAGATCTTTGTAGCTCTCTAATTGAAGAATTGGGATTTGAATTAGTTTCTTTACCAGGAGCAGGTACATCTACAAATTCAAGACTGCCCCTTTCTTTAGAATCTCTTCCTAAGTTAAATAATGCCAATTCAATTATTATCTTAGGTTATAATTTTCAAGAATTCAATAAATCAAAAAGTAGACAAAATTTTACTGAGCATCAATTATCTAATTTACAACAACAGTGGTCAGAAAATGCAATAACACAATCAATGAAAGCAAGTCGAGAAAATCGTGTTTATTATATTCCAACTTATCTATGCACGGGTTTACCAGGTTTTTTCGGTACAAAACTTTATCTTAATGAATTAAAAAAACAACTCTTAACCAATCAAAAACCATGA
- a CDS encoding TonB-dependent siderophore receptor encodes MIKILEQTSLAVLIGLTALHSGVALGSVGESNLSEKEKLEDQELQNEYKANVKIENWQQQISQAQIKEVIQIELKDTQTGIELILKTADQSQLIPLIISEDNILIIDILDAVLRLPDGENFIVENPSEQISQITAVQTSSNSLRITVTGNGTVPAAQVIPSSENLILSLTPPINTVESEEEIEIVATREEEAAVQEFFVPNTSVATGTDTPIMDTPFSAQVVSEEVIRSQQAITLEDVLTNVSSVTFGGTTGGRETIFGIRGFGNQFSDTVPILRDGFRLYGGFQGITEVSHLQQVEVLKGPSSILYGQIEPGGVINLNSKKPLNEPFAEVEVQLGNQGLVRPRFDISGGLNPSGNLRYRLNGVYSNEASFRDFNQPLERFAYAPIVTYAITDDTDLSLAVEYINDTNPADFGLSSFGDGVAPVPRSRVINDPSDIVNKNFISAGYNLEHRFNENWKLRNAFRYMSYNYDYNVIALPTIVNGPTVTRFFADQDGQQGSYSFYTNAVGKFSTGSVKHELLAGIDYNWSEESILTLFGGPTSINVFDPDYNAIPKPNRSDLPLFGDTFTSSNRLGIYLQDQVSLLENLILVAGLRYDTITQNTNNLQTDFNQGGNTQQTDSAVTPRIGLLYRPIPEISFFSNYSQSFTPNSGIDISGNPLEPERGEGFEIGVKAELFEQQLLTTLTYFNISKNNVAVSDPVNPLFLSTIGTQQSQGIELDIVGEILPGWKIIGNYSYINAKVTEDTDPNFVDNRLFGIPYNMANLWTTYEIQSGALQGLGFGIGFNYVGDRFGDLANTYTVGDYIIGNAAIFYQRDKYRVALNLRNFTNANYVRAVSGNQTGIEPGEPFIIIGSFSVQF; translated from the coding sequence ATGATCAAAATTTTGGAACAGACTTCGCTCGCCGTTTTGATTGGTTTGACGGCCTTACATTCTGGTGTTGCCCTAGGATCAGTAGGGGAAAGTAATTTATCTGAAAAAGAAAAATTAGAAGATCAGGAGTTACAGAATGAATATAAGGCAAATGTAAAGATAGAAAATTGGCAACAGCAAATATCCCAAGCTCAAATTAAAGAAGTTATCCAAATTGAACTTAAAGATACGCAAACTGGCATTGAATTAATTTTAAAAACGGCCGATCAATCCCAGCTAATACCCTTAATTATTAGTGAGGACAATATTCTCATCATCGATATTTTAGACGCAGTTTTAAGGCTACCAGATGGGGAAAATTTTATAGTTGAGAATCCCAGTGAGCAAATTAGTCAAATAACCGCCGTACAGACAAGTTCAAATTCACTACGCATTACCGTAACTGGCAATGGTACTGTTCCCGCCGCTCAGGTGATACCATCATCCGAAAATTTAATTTTGAGCCTAACGCCTCCAATTAACACAGTGGAATCGGAAGAAGAAATCGAAATTGTTGCTACCCGAGAAGAAGAAGCAGCAGTCCAAGAATTTTTCGTTCCCAACACTTCGGTTGCCACGGGGACTGACACTCCCATTATGGATACGCCTTTTTCTGCACAGGTTGTTTCAGAAGAAGTAATTCGTTCCCAACAAGCCATCACCCTCGAAGATGTGTTGACAAATGTTAGCAGTGTGACTTTTGGCGGTACTACAGGGGGAAGAGAAACTATCTTTGGTATTCGAGGATTTGGCAATCAATTTAGTGATACGGTTCCTATTCTTAGGGATGGTTTTCGACTTTATGGAGGGTTTCAAGGGATTACGGAAGTTTCTCACCTACAACAGGTGGAAGTGCTCAAAGGTCCTTCTTCTATTTTATATGGCCAAATTGAACCCGGAGGTGTAATTAATTTAAACTCGAAAAAACCACTTAATGAACCGTTTGCTGAAGTCGAAGTGCAATTAGGTAATCAAGGATTAGTTCGTCCCCGTTTTGATATTTCAGGTGGTTTAAATCCCAGTGGGAATTTACGTTATCGATTAAACGGCGTTTATAGTAATGAAGCGAGTTTTCGCGACTTTAATCAACCGTTAGAACGATTTGCCTACGCTCCCATTGTCACCTATGCTATCACTGACGACACAGATTTAAGTTTAGCTGTTGAATATATTAATGACACGAATCCTGCTGACTTTGGCTTGAGTAGCTTCGGAGATGGGGTTGCACCAGTACCCCGCTCGCGGGTAATTAATGATCCCAGTGATATTGTTAACAAAAACTTTATTAGCGCTGGATATAATCTAGAGCATCGCTTCAATGAAAATTGGAAGTTACGCAATGCTTTTCGCTATATGAGCTACAACTATGACTATAACGTCATTGCTCTTCCTACTATTGTGAATGGGCCAACGGTTACCCGCTTCTTTGCTGACCAGGACGGACAACAGGGCTCCTATTCTTTCTATACCAATGCTGTCGGTAAATTTTCTACAGGCTCAGTTAAACATGAGCTCTTAGCTGGAATTGATTATAACTGGTCTGAAGAGAGTATTTTAACGCTTTTTGGTGGTCCGACGTCAATTAACGTATTTGATCCCGATTATAATGCAATTCCCAAACCTAATCGCTCTGATTTACCTCTTTTTGGCGATACTTTTACCAGTTCCAATCGTTTGGGAATTTATCTACAGGATCAAGTTTCTTTATTAGAAAATCTAATTTTAGTTGCAGGACTTCGTTACGATACTATCACTCAAAACACAAATAATTTACAAACTGATTTTAACCAAGGGGGAAATACACAACAAACAGATAGTGCAGTTACACCAAGGATAGGCCTACTATATCGTCCAATTCCGGAAATTAGCTTCTTTAGCAACTATTCCCAATCTTTCACTCCCAATAGTGGAATAGATATCAGTGGCAATCCCCTAGAACCAGAACGGGGAGAAGGTTTTGAAATTGGCGTTAAAGCGGAACTATTTGAGCAACAACTTCTCACAACCTTAACTTATTTTAATATTAGTAAAAATAATGTAGCGGTTAGCGATCCAGTTAATCCCCTATTTTTATCTACCATTGGAACACAACAAAGCCAAGGCATTGAACTAGATATTGTGGGAGAAATTTTACCCGGCTGGAAAATTATTGGTAACTATTCTTATATCAATGCAAAAGTCACCGAGGATACAGATCCTAATTTTGTCGATAACCGCCTATTTGGTATTCCCTATAATATGGCGAATTTATGGACGACCTATGAAATTCAATCGGGGGCATTACAAGGACTAGGGTTTGGAATTGGCTTTAATTACGTTGGCGATCGTTTTGGTGATTTAGCTAATACCTACACAGTGGGGGATTATATCATCGGAAACGCAGCGATTTTTTACCAACGAGATAAATATCGAGTTGCCCTAAACTTGAGGAATTTTACTAATGCTAACTACGTCCGAGCAGTCAGTGGTAACCAAACAGGAATTGAACCTGGTGAACCATTTATTATTATTGGCTCATTTTCGGTTCAGTTTTAA
- a CDS encoding AraC family transcriptional regulator: protein MKDVNVFDPNTTIVLPNQPTTSRQIVDFDEFTVHFQDNETIINLPQRLGKGYNRSIQLRDGLTIEIIQVQLAEVMYLKRNHKKNFPLVAHFYLTGNSVVETFKTKEIEPKYTELAGRNYLYHLPNLSELEQWPCDTEIKLVSVYAPVDYFSCFYQSENFAPSLINQLITGDRDLKFHLSLGKNTLKVTEILQQIYQCPYQGIIKQIYLESKALELFAWQFNCMDATKSEKKASQLKKDDLERVKYAQEILVKQVLDPPSLAQLSRQVSLNERKLKQGFRQLFGTTVFGYLYNYRMQQAQQLLADNNLSVAQVAQRVGYTNPEAFCMAFRRKFGVSPKTHQKTIFYK, encoded by the coding sequence ATGAAAGATGTTAATGTATTTGATCCCAACACCACGATTGTTTTACCAAATCAACCAACTACTTCAAGACAAATTGTTGATTTTGATGAATTTACAGTACATTTTCAAGACAATGAAACCATAATAAATTTACCGCAAAGACTGGGTAAAGGGTATAATCGATCTATCCAGTTGAGGGACGGCTTAACAATTGAAATTATTCAGGTACAACTTGCCGAAGTTATGTACTTAAAGAGGAATCATAAGAAGAATTTTCCTCTAGTTGCTCACTTTTATCTTACAGGAAATTCAGTAGTAGAAACATTTAAAACTAAAGAAATTGAGCCAAAATATACAGAATTAGCGGGCAGAAATTATCTTTATCATTTACCTAATTTATCAGAACTCGAGCAATGGCCATGTGATACTGAAATAAAATTAGTTAGTGTTTATGCTCCTGTTGATTATTTCAGTTGTTTTTATCAAAGTGAAAACTTTGCTCCTAGCTTAATTAACCAATTAATCACAGGCGATCGTGATTTAAAGTTCCACTTATCACTAGGTAAAAACACACTTAAAGTCACTGAGATATTACAGCAAATTTATCAATGTCCCTATCAAGGCATAATTAAACAAATTTATTTAGAAAGTAAGGCTTTAGAATTATTTGCCTGGCAATTTAATTGTATGGATGCTACTAAATCAGAAAAAAAAGCATCTCAATTAAAAAAAGACGATTTAGAAAGAGTGAAATATGCACAGGAAATCTTGGTCAAACAAGTACTTGATCCTCCTTCCTTGGCACAGTTATCTCGACAAGTTAGCTTAAATGAGCGTAAGCTAAAACAAGGCTTTCGTCAACTATTTGGCACGACCGTATTTGGTTATCTGTATAATTATCGCATGCAACAGGCTCAGCAATTATTAGCAGATAATAACTTATCCGTGGCCCAGGTAGCACAAAGGGTAGGATATACCAATCCAGAAGCTTTTTGCATGGCATTTAGACGAAAATTTGGAGTTAGCCCCAAAACCCATCAAAAGACAATTTTCTACAAATAG
- a CDS encoding class I SAM-dependent methyltransferase, whose amino-acid sequence MKKNVYYSKIADIYDQTRWMTEPIAEEVADFILALVKATRETTFLEPGVGTGLNVIPLVRRGYSVTGVDISQEMLSQFSQKLPRIPPNLRLIHEDASQLSFPDSSFDVVLTVHMLHSVSNLGMFLDEIDRVLKPNGFYLNAQWVTPPAHLEFENHFKTILLKYQEPKPSQQSLEVTNKINIDEYLLNKGYQCNYLTAKEWTVSNQVQELLHFYRSHAYGLCWLLPDEAFNLAIKEFEVFCYEYYDSLKVELSSQAQFEIWAYTVK is encoded by the coding sequence ATGAAAAAAAATGTTTACTACAGCAAAATTGCTGACATTTACGATCAAACTCGCTGGATGACAGAACCAATTGCTGAAGAAGTTGCAGATTTTATTCTCGCTCTAGTGAAGGCAACAAGAGAAACTACTTTTCTTGAGCCTGGTGTAGGGACTGGGCTCAATGTCATTCCTTTAGTCAGACGTGGTTATTCTGTAACTGGTGTTGATATTTCTCAGGAAATGCTTAGCCAATTTTCTCAAAAGTTGCCCCGTATTCCTCCGAATCTTAGGTTGATCCATGAAGATGCATCGCAACTATCTTTTCCAGACAGCAGCTTCGACGTAGTGTTAACGGTTCATATGCTTCATTCTGTTTCCAATTTAGGTATGTTTTTAGATGAGATTGATCGAGTCCTAAAACCAAATGGTTTTTATTTAAATGCTCAATGGGTTACTCCCCCTGCACATCTAGAATTTGAGAACCATTTCAAAACTATTTTGCTTAAGTATCAAGAGCCAAAGCCTTCACAACAATCATTAGAAGTAACTAACAAAATTAATATAGATGAATATTTACTAAATAAAGGGTATCAGTGTAATTATTTGACAGCTAAGGAATGGACGGTAAGCAATCAGGTGCAAGAACTACTCCATTTTTACAGATCACATGCCTATGGATTATGCTGGCTCCTTCCAGATGAAGCATTTAATCTTGCCATAAAGGAATTTGAAGTATTTTGTTATGAATATTACGATTCATTAAAGGTGGAGTTATCGTCTCAAGCACAATTCGAAATCTGGGCATACACAGTAAAATGA
- a CDS encoding TonB-dependent siderophore receptor: MNTKISLGLTICCLCSGLVAPLPILAQINNSGAQTKIQAQVGSILVTGVNLKSTEKGLELELANNSPIPVQPLIYPQGNLLIIELTDALLDIPGGEFNQENPSPQIAAIAITQGENNIVRITVTGVDNNLPEVTVSSVDQNLVLSLTSSSTAIAPENPESEIEVVATQEGQGEASYFVPSASTATGLDTPLLDIPQSIQVVPQQVLQDRNVTELGPALQTVPGVSPAGGRGTSVFGPGFLIRGFPVNNSIFRDGIPYQSLAPLNTTDIEQIEVLKGPSSIVFGAGEPGGSINLISKKPLDEPYYNAAVSLGNYNDYRLDVDLSGPLLPEAIDTVNYRLNVSYETSGSFRDFVYGDLWVVSPTLTWNIGPDTKLNIYGQYTTNRETLDEGIPAPNIADLPSNRFLGERFSKFEQDQYLIGYTFNHDFNENLKLRHAMQYLAYAPVRYAPLFDFFDEDTGELNRFEYYGGGNYQRFFTNAELIGEFYTGPVKHRVLFGLEYRNDTETPEFQFSNTFAPINVFNPVYTNTPFPIAPEFFRDDQVNRFAVYLQDQMDLFDNLKLLVGLRYDSATQNRSTQSITDPREEFNQTDNQLTPRVGIIYQPIPTVSLYGSYTTSFNPSFAASLNADGSTFDPQTGRQFEVGVKADITDKLSVTFSAFDIRKQNVPTIDPANLLFTIQTGEQTSRGVELYLGGEILPGWNIVTGYSYLDAFVSQDNTDIVDNTLSNVPSNQFSLWTTYEIQSGNLQGLGFGLGLFYVDQREGDLDNTFVLPSYFRTDAAIFYRRENWELQLNIENLFNTQYLAESNDFDLSVYPGAPFTVVGKIGVTF, encoded by the coding sequence GTGAATACCAAAATAAGCTTAGGCTTAACCATATGTTGCCTATGTTCGGGGCTAGTAGCCCCCTTGCCCATACTGGCCCAAATTAATAATTCTGGGGCCCAAACCAAAATACAAGCTCAAGTTGGCTCCATCTTGGTTACCGGAGTTAATCTAAAGTCCACAGAAAAGGGTCTAGAGCTGGAACTGGCCAACAATTCCCCCATCCCGGTCCAACCCCTGATTTATCCCCAAGGGAATCTGCTCATTATTGAGTTGACCGATGCCCTCTTGGACATTCCCGGAGGAGAATTTAACCAGGAAAATCCTAGTCCCCAAATTGCGGCGATCGCCATTACCCAAGGGGAAAACAACATAGTCCGCATTACGGTGACGGGCGTTGATAATAATCTTCCTGAAGTGACAGTGAGTTCTGTTGACCAAAATTTAGTGCTTAGCTTAACTTCGTCCTCCACGGCGATCGCCCCTGAGAATCCAGAATCAGAAATTGAAGTGGTAGCCACCCAAGAAGGGCAGGGGGAAGCTAGCTACTTTGTGCCCAGTGCTTCCACCGCCACAGGATTAGATACCCCTTTACTCGATATCCCCCAGTCCATTCAAGTTGTGCCCCAACAGGTCTTACAAGACCGAAACGTAACCGAATTGGGACCAGCCCTCCAAACAGTGCCAGGGGTTAGCCCCGCCGGGGGCAGGGGAACTAGTGTTTTTGGCCCCGGCTTTCTAATCCGTGGATTTCCCGTCAATAACAGTATTTTTCGTGATGGCATTCCCTATCAATCCTTAGCCCCCTTAAATACCACAGACATCGAACAAATAGAAGTGCTCAAAGGCCCCTCTTCCATTGTGTTTGGTGCTGGAGAACCCGGGGGATCAATCAACCTAATTTCCAAAAAACCTTTGGATGAACCCTATTACAATGCGGCTGTGTCCCTTGGTAATTATAATGACTATCGTTTAGATGTGGATTTATCCGGTCCCCTCCTACCGGAAGCCATTGATACAGTTAATTATCGTCTCAATGTTTCCTATGAAACCTCCGGCAGTTTTCGAGATTTCGTCTACGGTGATCTCTGGGTTGTATCACCAACTTTAACTTGGAATATTGGTCCAGACACGAAGTTGAATATCTATGGACAATACACAACCAATCGGGAAACCTTAGATGAAGGCATCCCAGCACCAAATATCGCAGACTTGCCATCGAATCGATTTTTAGGAGAGCGATTTAGTAAATTTGAGCAAGATCAATACCTAATTGGCTACACCTTCAACCACGATTTTAACGAAAATCTGAAGCTACGCCATGCCATGCAATACTTGGCCTACGCCCCCGTCCGCTATGCGCCCCTCTTTGACTTTTTTGACGAAGATACTGGGGAATTAAATCGATTTGAATATTATGGGGGAGGAAATTATCAGCGTTTTTTCACCAATGCAGAATTGATAGGAGAATTCTACACTGGGCCGGTTAAACATCGGGTGTTATTTGGATTGGAGTATCGTAACGATACAGAGACTCCAGAATTTCAATTCAGCAACACCTTTGCTCCCATTAATGTTTTCAACCCGGTTTACACCAATACCCCTTTCCCCATCGCGCCAGAATTTTTCCGTGATGATCAAGTCAATCGCTTTGCGGTTTATCTACAGGATCAAATGGATTTATTTGACAACCTGAAGCTATTGGTGGGACTCCGTTACGATTCCGCTACCCAAAATCGGTCGACCCAGTCTATTACAGATCCAAGGGAAGAATTTAACCAAACCGATAACCAATTAACACCCCGGGTTGGTATTATCTATCAACCAATTCCCACGGTTTCCCTTTATGGCTCTTACACCACCTCTTTTAATCCTTCTTTTGCCGCCTCCCTCAACGCCGATGGTTCTACCTTTGATCCCCAGACCGGTCGCCAGTTTGAAGTGGGAGTTAAGGCAGACATTACCGACAAGTTAAGTGTGACTTTCTCGGCATTTGATATTAGGAAACAAAATGTTCCTACCATTGATCCTGCCAATCTATTATTTACCATTCAAACAGGGGAACAAACTAGCCGAGGGGTGGAGCTTTACCTGGGTGGAGAAATTTTGCCTGGTTGGAATATTGTCACCGGTTATAGTTACCTTGATGCTTTTGTAAGCCAAGATAATACCGATATCGTAGACAACACTTTATCTAATGTTCCTAGCAACCAGTTTAGCCTCTGGACAACCTATGAAATTCAATCGGGAAATTTACAAGGCTTGGGCTTTGGTTTAGGACTATTTTATGTTGATCAACGGGAGGGGGACTTGGACAACACCTTTGTGTTACCCAGCTATTTCCGCACCGATGCTGCCATTTTTTATCGTCGGGAAAATTGGGAATTACAATTAAACATCGAAAATTTGTTTAATACCCAGTATTTGGCCGAATCAAATGATTTTGACCTGAGTGTTTATCCCGGGGCTCCCTTTACGGTAGTAGGAAAAATTGGCGTAACATTCTAG
- a CDS encoding biopolymer transporter ExbD — MRLPDEFEAQGEINIIPMIDVIFSILAFFIISSLYLSRSDGLSVNLPSAQTTESKPNPQFILTVKQTGELFLDGQAIPLKDLQTNILAKAKNNANSLVVIKADEQVNHGLVVQVMDGVRQIKGVSLAIAATPKN; from the coding sequence ATGCGACTTCCCGATGAGTTTGAAGCCCAGGGCGAAATCAATATCATTCCGATGATTGACGTGATTTTTTCTATCCTGGCGTTTTTCATCATCTCCAGTTTGTATCTCAGCCGCTCCGACGGTTTATCGGTCAACTTACCTTCGGCCCAAACCACGGAAAGCAAGCCCAATCCGCAATTTATTTTAACCGTTAAACAGACTGGTGAACTGTTTTTGGATGGCCAGGCAATACCCCTAAAAGATTTGCAAACAAATATCCTGGCTAAGGCTAAAAATAACGCCAATAGTTTGGTGGTAATTAAAGCCGATGAACAGGTTAACCATGGTTTAGTGGTACAGGTTATGGATGGTGTACGCCAAATCAAGGGGGTTTCCCTGGCGATCGCCGCCACGCCCAAGAACTAA
- a CDS encoding MotA/TolQ/ExbB proton channel family protein: protein MAGGIVAVPLLGFSLLAVALIIERAYFWSQIQLRQNRLVNDVLKLYRSNPPGAIAKLKQNADLPMARIFLEALCLEGATPTEFRLALESATQAELPLLKRFNTLFQTIITVSPLLGLLGTILGLMRSFSSMSLGSTTAANASGVTGGISEALVSTVMGLVVAIATLLFANVFRSLYLRQFALIQEQTGQIELVYRRFHDQPEEKEYATSR, encoded by the coding sequence ATGGCCGGGGGCATAGTGGCGGTGCCCCTCCTCGGTTTTTCCCTGTTAGCTGTGGCCCTGATTATCGAGCGTGCCTATTTTTGGAGTCAGATCCAGTTACGGCAAAATCGGTTGGTAAATGATGTGCTCAAGCTTTATCGCAGTAATCCCCCAGGGGCGATCGCCAAGCTGAAACAAAATGCGGATTTACCCATGGCACGAATTTTTCTCGAAGCCCTGTGTTTGGAGGGGGCCACACCAACGGAGTTTCGCCTGGCCCTGGAAAGCGCTACCCAAGCAGAATTACCGCTTTTAAAACGATTTAACACCCTATTTCAGACCATTATCACCGTTTCCCCTCTCCTGGGCTTACTGGGGACAATTTTGGGACTAATGCGTTCCTTTTCTTCCATGAGTTTAGGCAGTACCACCGCCGCCAATGCCTCGGGGGTCACCGGGGGGATCAGTGAAGCATTGGTGTCCACCGTGATGGGCTTGGTAGTTGCCATTGCCACTCTCCTCTTTGCCAACGTGTTCCGTTCCCTCTATCTGCGCCAATTCGCCCTCATACAGGAGCAAACGGGGCAAATCGAATTGGTATATCGCCGTTTCCATGACCAACCGGAGGAAAAAGAGTATGCGACTTCCCGATGA